The Filimonas lacunae genomic sequence CTCCCCGGGCGTCATACCTTCTATATTCATAAACAGGTCGTGCAGGCGGCCGGTGCCGGATAGGCCAGTTTCGAAGGCGGCGTCGGATAAAGTGTATTGTCTGGTTTTAAGTATATGCTTGGCATGTTCCAGGCTGAGGTATTGCAGAAACTTTTTAGGGCTTACACCGGTCCATTCTGTAAACAGGCGTTGAAAATGGTAAGGGCTGATATGCACGTGCGCAGCCACCTCTTCCAGCGAAGGTTGTTGTGTGAGGTGCTGCTGTATATAATCTATTGCCTGTGCAATGCTGTTATAGTGTGTTTGTTGTTGCGTTTCCATATTACGTTGCTTATACTTACCAAAGGTACCTTTGCATAGATGCGCAGGCAACCCGTTTCTTGCTTATTCCGTTTGCGCTGCTGCATCGTATCTATCCATGGAAGCGGCTATGCGTTTCTTTATTTTAGAAGCCAGCAGACGGGGAGATAACACTTTCATACATTCGCCAAAGCCCAGGATTTCCCTTTCCAGTTCAAAATTCAGTACCACTTCTATACGGATGATAATACCTGTTTCGTCTTCTTTCAATACTTCTTGCGAAGCGTGCAAGGGCTTGGTAATTACATAGGGTGCGTTATACTTGTTTACATGCAGAACTACCTTATAGGTTTTATCCTTTTGAGTTTTGGTAACTCCTATTAAATCGCTGAAATAGGTATCGAAGTCTATGCCTTTATATTCTACAAATTTTTCATCAGGGGCTGGTTCAAAATTAAGTATCCTGTCTAGTGCCAGTGTTAACAAATGATTTCCTCTTTTAGGTTTGGCCAGCAGGAACCAGCGGTTGCGGTATTCTTTCAGCAGGTAAGGGTGATAAATCTCCTTGCGTGGCTGTAGGGCTTTGAACGACTGGTATTCTATAAACAGTGTTCTTTGATGCAGTATATGCTGGTATAGCGGGTTGATATGCTGTAAACCCCGGAGTTGTTTATTGTCTTCAAACTGAATGCAGTTGCGGCTTTGATGTGTGCTGTAATACAGGTTGTTTTCCAGCCGGGCAATAATTTCGCTCATCTCTTCAAAATAGCTGAACCCGTTGAATTGTTTCAGCAATCCCACCACCACTTTCATCTTTTCTACATCTGCATCGTTAATGGGTGTTTGAGTAATGCTATACTCGGCATCTTCGTAGGTGTAATACTTTTTATCCATCACAATAATGGGGGCATTGTATCCTAATTTATCGCTGCGCATCAGTTGAATGTCGGCCTGTATGGTGCGTTTGCTTACACCGTTTTCAATGCCTTCATTGTCATATAATACTTCACTTACTTTTTCAATGATGTCGTCGAGTGTCCATTTTCTGCGACGGTTTCTTAAACAATCATCAATGGTTTTATAACGGATAAGGGCTAGTTTGTTAATAGACATAACGTGTATTGTGGGTTTAAAAATAAAAGATACCATGCAAACTGCGCAGTGGAATTGCGCAAATAAATAATTTGTAAAGTGGTGGAAAGTTTTTTGTGTGCTAACTGATTGAAAAACAATTTTTTGTAGCCTTGTTTGGAAAAGATTTTTTTCTGCGCACATCCCTTGCGTAGTGGCAGGGCCATCTTTGATGTATCGAAGGTTGGTCAAGAATAAGTTACTTCAAAAACCCTTTTAAGTTCCACTGATTCCATTACCTCTTCGAATATAAAGCAGTAGCTCAATTGGTAGAGCAATGTAATAAGTTTTGTAATTATCGTTCCGGTCAAATCAAACTTACTACTTAAGGGATACATGGGATGTTGGTTCGAGTCCAGCCTGCTTTACTTACTTAGGTCAATTGTTACTTACTTCAAACATCTATTAGGAAGACAGCAGTAGCAACATTATCTGGTTTAAAAAACAGCAATTATGAAAGGTTTATTACAGGTGAGTTTACGTCAAAAAGCATTGTTTGTTCCTGCTGCTGCCCGTAAAGTGCAGGCGGGAAGTTTAA encodes the following:
- a CDS encoding helix-turn-helix transcriptional regulator, whose translation is MSINKLALIRYKTIDDCLRNRRRKWTLDDIIEKVSEVLYDNEGIENGVSKRTIQADIQLMRSDKLGYNAPIIVMDKKYYTYEDAEYSITQTPINDADVEKMKVVVGLLKQFNGFSYFEEMSEIIARLENNLYYSTHQSRNCIQFEDNKQLRGLQHINPLYQHILHQRTLFIEYQSFKALQPRKEIYHPYLLKEYRNRWFLLAKPKRGNHLLTLALDRILNFEPAPDEKFVEYKGIDFDTYFSDLIGVTKTQKDKTYKVVLHVNKYNAPYVITKPLHASQEVLKEDETGIIIRIEVVLNFELEREILGFGECMKVLSPRLLASKIKKRIAASMDRYDAAAQTE